The following are encoded in a window of Rhizobium sp. WYJ-E13 genomic DNA:
- the coaE gene encoding dephospho-CoA kinase (Dephospho-CoA kinase (CoaE) performs the final step in coenzyme A biosynthesis.) produces the protein MLKIGLTGSIGMGKSTTAKLFAEAGVPVNDSDAVVHDLYAGEAAPLVDAAFPGTMKNGAVDRQELGRQLAQSADGFKRLEQIVHPLVRKRESEFLERQKEVGAEMVVLDIPLLFETGAEQRVDTIVVVSADPQVQRERVLARPNMTEEKFNMILSRQIPDAEKRRRADYIVDSGHGIEAAKERVAEIIADLKRRIAKDQAPNA, from the coding sequence ATGCTGAAGATCGGTCTCACCGGCTCCATCGGAATGGGCAAGTCGACGACGGCGAAGCTCTTTGCGGAAGCTGGTGTTCCGGTTAACGATTCCGATGCGGTCGTCCATGATCTCTATGCTGGCGAGGCAGCCCCTTTGGTCGATGCCGCATTTCCCGGCACGATGAAAAACGGTGCTGTCGACCGTCAGGAGCTTGGCCGGCAGCTCGCGCAGAGTGCCGATGGCTTCAAAAGGCTGGAGCAGATCGTCCATCCTCTGGTGCGTAAACGGGAAAGCGAATTTCTGGAGCGACAGAAAGAAGTGGGGGCTGAGATGGTGGTCCTCGATATCCCCCTGCTTTTCGAAACCGGTGCCGAGCAAAGGGTTGATACAATCGTCGTCGTCAGCGCCGATCCACAGGTTCAGCGTGAAAGAGTGCTTGCGCGTCCGAACATGACGGAGGAGAAATTCAATATGATTCTCTCCCGCCAGATACCCGATGCGGAAAAGCGCCGCCGGGCTGATTACATCGTGGATAGTGGCCACGGCATCGAGGCAGCAAAAGAGCGGGTGGCTGAAATCATCGCCGACCTGAAAAGACGGATAGCGAAGGACCAAGCCCCGAATGCGTGA